Within Topomyia yanbarensis strain Yona2022 chromosome 2, ASM3024719v1, whole genome shotgun sequence, the genomic segment ataaagaattaaatatttgggAATTTGAATGATTAgaaattttaaagtttgaaaatttaacgatttaaaagttaaaaaaactaattaaaatttgaggatttaaaaatttgagattttaaaaactaaaaaattccacaaaacaaaaaagttttcaaaattgaaggtttatttttttctaccaTATTTGAGGATTCATATATATGAAATTAGAAAATTTAAGAacgcaaaaattttaaaattcaagcctagaaaaaatttaatgctttaaaatttaaaaatttgcaaatttatgCATTGCAATTTTCATGATTCGGAAATTTATAAGtttataattcaaatttttaaaattttattatttaaaaattgagaTTTAGAAATATGAAATATCAGTCGATTTGTGTATTATGTCTTTACTGTATCTTTTTCGGGTATTTTGATATTattgcatttattttttttttaacttcttgactttttaaattttgaaatttggaatattttaattttaataattttaaattcctaaatttttgaatttcgatatattaaaaaatgaaatacttAAATTTTAAAGTTTAGAAGTGTTTAAGTATTTAAATTTTCCAACTCTTGAATTATAAAATGTTTgaagtttaaaaatatttttgagttttttaatCCTTAGATTTCCAAAATcttaaaatttctaatttttaaatttaatagttTTAAATTCTCTAATTTAGGAATTCTTCTACCTAATttagaatttaaaaatattggatgcaaaggatttaaaaaattggaaatttaagaactcaaaaatttggaaatgCAAGAATtctaaatttagaaaatttaaaaaatttaaaaatttaaagtttaaATTTAAGGACTAGAAACTTTAAAAATGCAGCGATCGTAAAATtctaaaagttttaaatattggAATTTAAAAGAAGTACGATTTCAAgcttaaaaaatttaagaatttaaatgtttaaaaattgaaaatgaaaaaatttaaaaatcttctaactcgaatatttgaaaattggaaatttaagtatttagaaatttaaaatctccggaataaaaatatttaaaaatttaaccgTCTTgagaatattaaaattttaaaatttgagcaTCTAAAAACTTAAACATCTATgcgttttaaaaatttaatagatgAAAAATTACGATCTAATGTCTTTAAATGTCataatttgaattttgaaacatttgaaaatttaaaaaactagGGCGGGTAATATCCGGTACATAACCGCTATGTCAACCTATGTAAAGTATAGTAAAGGAAGACGTACTTTCCGTCAGaatacaaataaattaaaaaaaagaaatttaaaaattaagggAACAGAAAATACGAGAAACtaagaattcaaaaaattttaaaaataagaatttaatataaataagaatttgaaaaatcagagataatgaaaacaaattcaaatttttttaaaaatcttaatcatttaaatttattttactatctctgatttttcaaattattattcttattaaattcttatttttcaaaatttctgaaTTCTTAGTTTCGTATTTTctgtttcttaaatttttaaatttcttcaaagatctaaaaatacaaattttccaaattcaaaatttttgagattgaaaatttagaatacaACAATTAAGGAatttaaaattatgaaatattcgAAAACATATGAATATATATGCATCTTTgcatctttaaatttttaaattcgcgATTCATTAAGCTCTAAAATTTTAAAGTTGTTCGATtcatgaatttttaatttaataactttaaataaaaaattattaaaacttTGAATATTAAATGGTcatgaatttttgaatatttaaatatttaaaattctcttttctattaattttaagtgcattaaacttttcaattttgatTTAAAGACGTTATTTAAATCTAAATTTAAAAGAAAGATAATTAAAGAATTCattcttaaattttcaatatcagtatcttaaattttttaatttataaattCTAATATTTTAGAATATGTGCAAATTAAAGTTtccatattttgaaatttttatatccttgaattttccaaatttcaaatttccaaatattaaaatttttcatttcttgatttttcaaatttttaagcaTTGTGATTCGTAAATTTTCATGTCAATAAATTTTAATCCTTTTGATTTTcattacttttaaaaaatttaagataaaaattttggaacacattaattttaaatttttttgaaattctgaatggtattttctttaaatttccaCATTTTCGAatctttaaatatttaaatttaaaatgctttaaatattaaaattcttATTTCTTTAAATGAGTTTACATTTTGGGATtcttattttatcaaatttttagATCTTAGAATTTCCAAATCACGATTTTTTGCATCTTTAGGTTTTCAAATATGTtgacataaatttttttttaaatttaaatgttaaagtttattattttgcagttttttatgctcttattttaacttttttaattttttattttcaaaatgattGAGCTTTTAAagtataaaatttttaaattttaataattctaaatcttttttattatattattaagttataacatttaagttttttttatacTCCTAATTCTTAAGATGTCAAATTTctaaacttttaaattattaagtttttaaattcttaaatttttaatcttatgtccataaatttaaaattttaattctcAGCacttaaattttcaaactttaaaatttttgagcctataaatttttgcatttaaaaataatttaattactaGATTTAACATACTTTTAATTtaagttccaatttttaaatatttaagtgcttaaattaaaaaaaaatgcatttttaattATTAAGCTTTTCAGTTTTAAAATCTTTGCATTCCggaattctttcacattttcaTACTTTTAGATCGCAgaattaaattttgaatctttgagttttcaaatatttaaatctTATTATGagtttattaatttttcaattttttagatcgttgcattttataattttgcaaTTCTTAAATTTCGAAATGCTTTACGTTCTAAATTTCTAGGTTTTCGATTTTTAATATTCTtaactttaaaatttttcaggttcaaagtttttgaacttttttatgtctaaatttttaaattttctgatcttttaattttttttgactttgtaattttgcaattttgaattttaaacatttaatatgtatatttaaattttctaattctaatataaaattttcaaaatattcatattttaacatctttaaataatttttttttgttaatattgatttttaaattaatattttcttgtttttaaatttttagaacttaattttgttttattttttcgtgaTTGCTAAATATTTAAGTTTAGGAATCTcgaatgcaataaaaaaaactacaccTGTACACAAAGTCGGCCGCAATGATTTACTTGATATCCACTTTAAACTTACAATGGAAAGCAATGAAATGATTAATAGTTGTAAATGTATATGTATGCATCTTGCAGCGATAAATAGATTCTCCGAACATAAACATGCTGAATCCGTTTATCTCTCCGTGACTGCTTTTCTCGGGCCGCTAACACAAATATTTATTACACTAAACTTGCGGATAAAAAACACAAGCTACGACTTTAAGAGGAACGATGGTTGCAAGAACAGAAAAAAGCCCCAAACCTTCACAAAACGACTAAGTGTCGGCCGACAGAAAATAATTGCAAGAGGGCTGCGCTATTGCGATGTTCCCCCGCCATTTACTAGCCACTGGCGGACGAAAGCAAAATTTCATTAGCCAGCATGTCTAAGCAAAATATGGGAAGGAGAAATAGTTTCGAAACCCTATTTATGTTAGTAAAAAGTTGGTCAATAAAGGGTTAAGAACAATCCTAGTCCTGGTTCATAAGCTGAAGTTAGCGAAGCGATTGATTTCGAGGACGGTGTGATTTGTCCAATTCTTTGCCTCTCCACGCACATTTCTGAGATTCGAAATTCCAtatgaaaatcgcaaataaaatatattttacataaattaataaattgcaTGTTTTCAGGATTCGCGAGTACCGAAAAGAGGAAGCAAACGGTGGACTACCCGTCCTTTATCTGAACGCTGGAGATACCTACACCGGGACACCTTGGTTCACCATTTTTAAGGATAACATAACCGCTGCCTTTTTGAACCTGCTGAAACCGGATGCGATTGTAAACTAACCATAGTTTCTTAGATTACTAAAATAACTAACTTAATCTCTGTACAGTCCTTAGGTAACCACGAATTCGATTTAGGTGTCGAAGGTTTGGTACCATTCCTAAACGAGGTGGACTTTCCGGTGCTGGCCACCAATCTAGATCTCAGCGAAACGCCATCGATGCAGAACACTAAGTCATTACATAATTCGATTGTATTCGTTAAAGAAGGAGTCAAAATCGGAGTCATCGGGTACCTTACGCCGGAAACGAAACAGTTGACTCCAAGCAATACTGTTCTATACACGGACGAGATCCAGGCCATCAAGTAAGTGGGTTCTACCAAACTTAAGTGATGATTTAatcaaacattttcaatttcagcAAGGAAGCAGCCGTTTTGAAAGCACAAGGCGTCAACATCCTAATCGCTCTCGGTCACAGTGGTCTGGAACGCGATCAACAAATTGCTGCCGGTTGTCCAGATATTGATCTCGTCATCGGAGGTCACTCGCATACGTTTCTCTACACGGGAGCTCAACCGGATAATAATCCTCCGGAGGGACCATATCCGGTAATGGTGAAGAACTTGGCCGGTCGAGATGTGCCGGTGGTTCAGGCTTACGCTTACACCAAATATCTCGGACACATGAAGCTTGAGTTCGATCCAAGCGGCAATCTGGTGTCATTCGATGGAAGTCCGATTCTGTTGAATGGAGCAGTGGCCAGAGATTCCGATGTGCTGCAATTGCTGGAACTGTATCGACCGGGGATCCAAACGCTCGAGGAAGTGATTGGACAGACCAAAGTTCTGCTGGATTCTACGAGATGTCGATTTGAGGAATGTAACATCGGGAACATGATTGCGGATTCGATGGTGAAGACTTACGCGCTGTCGCGCGATGAAAAGAGTGAGTACTGGACAGATGCATCGATTGCGTTCATACAGGGTGGAGGAATTCGTGATTCTATTGTACCTGGTGTAGATGGAAACATTACCAAGAAGGATTTACTAACTGTGCTACCATTCGGAAATGCAGTTATTCTGGCCGAAGTCACCGGGGAAATAATCCGGTTAATGTTGGAGCATAGTGTGGCCCGATATGACGGTATTCAGGGGTATGGTGAATTCTTACAGATGGCTGGCATCCATGTCGTGTACGACCTGAGTAAACCGCCCGGTCAACGCGTTGCCAGCATTGAGGTTCAATGTGCACATTGCTCCATACCAACCTATGGCCCCATCTATGATTACGATCGGTACAAGATTTTCATGAACCAGTTCCTGTGGGAAGGAGGCGATGGTTACGACATGTTTAATGGGCGGAACTTTCAAGTACTTGCCTGGGGCGAGTACGATATGGCTGAGGAGTATTTGAAGCGATACTCTCCCATCTATCCGGCTGTCGAGTGGAGAGTTACGCTGCAAGGGAAGGTCAATCCGGATCACATGACCACTACGACCGATAGTCCTGGCTCGACGACGACAGCCGAAGATGATGGAGGGGCTGCTGGAAGTCTTAGGGCTACCGCAGTGACTGTTGCCGTGTTTGCATTTATTAGTATACTACAGAGAGTGTTATTGTGAAGTGTGTATGTTGTTGACTTTAGTTAAAGCTGTTGTAAAAAGTATTCCTATCGGTCTAAGTACAAAGTAAAATTGTTTGATGTAAGAACATGATTGTCTTTTCATTGACGCTAGCTCTAGAAAACGAAAacaatatttgtgtttctgagcgaACTCCCAGTCCTACGTGATATACTAATTTATAGTTTTAGCAGGAAATTTTACCCGTCCCCTTTCGGTACTCCATCAGGAATtagaataaattggctcaaATGGAGAGTGTAGAAGAGTGAAAACAGTAACGACACGTACAGTGTCGGACAAGACCACAGGCGCTCTTCTCGAATATTCTCGGGCAGTAGATTATCGCAAGCCATTGTGCTCTCGTTTTCACGAACCATTTAGCTCCTGGTTCCATAAGCAAGCTCCCAGCATTATCGTGGTCTACTTGGATAATCCCTGACGGTGTTTTCTTAtcttatagtaaggtttaaaaagcttcaaaaggctggggcgacattatggaaccatttcgaatcgactttttcatacaagcttgcatacaataaacctttcgtttcgagatgcgtaatgtcatCCCTGGTCTGTattgtattggcactgtgtgagACTCACGACTCACTTTCGTGCGTAACCACTAAACCAATCCTTTCTCTTTTTTCGCCCTTCTTTCCCACGGAACTGCATCAAGGAATCACCTCGTGGGGGAGGaatcgttgtgctttcgtcgcacctctttcttttgATCACGATTTTTCCGTTTTGCTTTTTGTCTTCACCTATTACGTCGTTATTTAGCTCTCGTCTCAGTGAGCCATTTACCTGTTGATTTTATGACTCATTTGGCTCCCGAAGGAAATGAATCGTCCGAACCTAAGCAAATGTTCCTGTAATTCATAAGAAAATACGAGATTTGTTCATCCATATCTAGCTTTCTTGTTTCTGGTCAAGCAGGAACTTCTTCAGAACATCTTTAACGCTCTGCTTGGCCATTGCTTTCTTGATGGTAGGGGGATTTTCATAACGACTACGTCCTGTTTCTTAAAAAAGTTTACAAAATGCTCAGAATTAAATGGCGGGCCTCCATCTGTTACAATCACGTCCGGTAATCcgtacccgatcagaacgacataacagaaatctatcaaatttatatctcatattgatatttattactcactgtgttatttttgtgatatcccaatcagcaaggcGAGCAAacatatatcaagattatatcttctggtgatattATTGAACTGCTAATAcgatattaatgtacgcatacaacgatgatgttataatatGTTATACATatgttctttcacaattatctttgaacgctaacggtAAACTGTAAAGCGGACAAATGACCAtatggttaaagccccaataaacaaatcaaacaatcaactgtgaatgattgttacattacacaaaagacCTTCAATTTACTAATATGCTGAAGTCTCTTTTCATGCAtcgttattaaactttttaaagcaaattttcgaggTTTTAGATGTAAGTGGTCGGAAAACTTGTCAGTAAGGTGtttgacttacttggttgcattttggTTAAGAGATTatttattttctgagacactcgtctgacacacAATTTCGAATATGGGACTAATCATTTCAACGCCTTTATTCAAACAAATTTGGAAtcgtaaagttatcaacaagatattctaaagattataattttcatataaaagttattttgaaaaaaatgcaggaagtatcaagcactccagatgaaataataaaacgcgaattgaaaaaaaagcatttttaaactatttgttatggtttagtcaaatggttatataattaattttctttAACCGATTGTGCATATTgcaaaaacgaattttcagagcTTAAAAACTTTCTGATGTATACTGATTTCTACAATATCGTTAtgtattttgaggatcttcgaggatgttcagtccgatttctccaatttatgcaggttttcataaacaattaaaattggCCAGTTTGTGCGTTCTCCGAACTACCAAAGCAttgcattttttatttaaacttcGCATAAAAATGTTTGACTTTACTTGATTattgtatcttttcattccacgtAAGATAAGTTTGTCATTTTACGGTTGAACTGACAATTGCTTTGAATGCGCAATGTTCTAATATTTCCGCTGTATTCGATGGTTTTCGTTCCTCTTAAAAAATCATCGagctaacaaattttcgtaataatcatATACTTGATACATTTTGTAAAAAGTTCAAACAAAATAAAGCTACCTGTTCAAAAtgttgaaagattaatatttgtgagtgtgctgcataaagctataattatttcaaaatggcttggAAATCTCTGATTATATACatatcccagctggtattattgttcgctgttacaatttaaatgtGTTTTAAATAGTGCTTGAAGTAGCTAAAAACattcatgtaaaaatattgaataattccccttaaaaataataaaatttggaaTGGAAAATGCATTTtagaaaaacataaaatattctACCATTCGCcacaccgaagaatcctcaacaatatctcgaattttctgattatctgttataatattcgcagttgatagattgcGCTACCGTAAAAGATTTGtatttctaggaatttgttaggttgagataattgtactggtttgcttaatcttccccatattaaaagtgctaataacaaaacctcttgaaatttcaaaaatcaaaccTCAAAACTatggtatttgtttctttgaatctattcggaataataaataacattcgtcgtattctccgttaaataatgtacgtaaattatccgctcaatgttaccatatcgcatcgacattattactagaaatcgtgtaaaacatgttagcgtacaagagaagcaccgaagtgcactattcagaatctaaaaatagcccacTTTCCTAATCTGCAAAGATACTATAAatctattcagtctatcgtaatataggcagctgcagtagtgagtaaaactgcatgaaaacaaagcgtatgacacaaggaaaacaaacagtccttaggctttggcaaagtgcaatgtgtgcgttctggaaacaagatgcatctataatcattttgcccttgacggatgcgaggaatattatgctaacattaaacatcagtcgaaagcaacgtcgttggttcatgcaggaaacatccacataaaactcagaatacccaggttcaaatcgctataatccacaaataaccatcagcgtgtcatatattcgtaataaccatcagccagcatgtatgcaatcatttgaccaaactataaaaagcttttgctacatgaagctttttgctgccaaacgaaaacgccttaatgtatgctatatttttctattctattctatttttagacctgcacgctaaatttgttgatactatacagtaggtaatacaagctatattggccg encodes:
- the LOC131684922 gene encoding protein 5NUC gives rise to the protein MTTTFRIGWIPRQRRRRRQLLPFSCLLVIQLSVLSMTARAAPRNENFQLVILHNNDMHARFEQTGAYGNDCQPEDVGNNRCYGGFARVAHKIREYRKEEANGGLPVLYLNAGDTYTGTPWFTIFKDNITAAFLNLLKPDAISLGNHEFDLGVEGLVPFLNEVDFPVLATNLDLSETPSMQNTKSLHNSIVFVKEGVKIGVIGYLTPETKQLTPSNTVLYTDEIQAINKEAAVLKAQGVNILIALGHSGLERDQQIAAGCPDIDLVIGGHSHTFLYTGAQPDNNPPEGPYPVMVKNLAGRDVPVVQAYAYTKYLGHMKLEFDPSGNLVSFDGSPILLNGAVARDSDVLQLLELYRPGIQTLEEVIGQTKVLLDSTRCRFEECNIGNMIADSMVKTYALSRDEKSEYWTDASIAFIQGGGIRDSIVPGVDGNITKKDLLTVLPFGNAVILAEVTGEIIRLMLEHSVARYDGIQGYGEFLQMAGIHVVYDLSKPPGQRVASIEVQCAHCSIPTYGPIYDYDRYKIFMNQFLWEGGDGYDMFNGRNFQVLAWGEYDMAEEYLKRYSPIYPAVEWRVTLQGKVNPDHMTTTTDSPGSTTTAEDDGGAAGSLRATAVTVAVFAFISILQRVLL